The following coding sequences lie in one Myxococcus xanthus genomic window:
- a CDS encoding methyl-accepting chemotaxis protein, producing the protein MAVGRNLLVKLCVAMGVVALPLLVVILGFVLPQLREQLREDRILGLRQAVETAYGVLEVYEARERSGALTRQEAQAQAAALLEQLRYSQVEYFWVNDLDTRLVMHPHLPDMLGKDLKGYRDVRGKPVFVDIVTLARAQGQGAVSYEATRPGSPEAIPKESYVKLFAPWGWVLGTGVYVEDIERAVAAVRQRILLAVGGALALALLAGAYLSRRVVRPVRELAQAAHRVARGDLETRVEVRSADEVGQLAAAFNTMVAGLREVVAALVDAAGATATDAERIRASADALSVTTREQSDSLQRAAQTVQGMSARVSQGAEAARTAAKTAADNGQVAREGGAAVGQALRKMAEIVEVVEGSARTVERLQASGRVTAEMLRLIQQVAEETQLLAVNTAIEAARAGQHGKGFAVVAGEVRKLANRTRDAAGQVQTLLSRSEADTRAAADLMRQGTTAVQEGLGLSSAAGDALSRLLAGVNEIGGKVERMADENTRQSASGESIAGSIQALSVRSTESVAGVQQIARSVEDLRARASKLKELAGRFTARG; encoded by the coding sequence ATGGCGGTCGGCCGGAATTTGCTGGTGAAGCTGTGCGTGGCGATGGGCGTGGTGGCGCTGCCGCTGCTCGTCGTCATCCTGGGGTTCGTCTTGCCGCAGCTGCGGGAGCAGCTTCGCGAGGACCGCATCCTGGGACTGAGGCAGGCGGTGGAGACGGCCTACGGCGTGTTGGAGGTCTACGAGGCCCGTGAGCGGTCGGGCGCGCTGACGCGACAGGAGGCCCAGGCGCAGGCCGCTGCGCTGCTGGAGCAGCTGCGCTACTCGCAGGTGGAGTACTTCTGGGTCAACGACCTGGACACGCGGCTCGTCATGCATCCGCACCTGCCGGACATGCTGGGCAAGGACCTGAAGGGCTACCGCGACGTGCGCGGCAAGCCGGTGTTCGTGGACATCGTCACGCTGGCGCGAGCCCAGGGTCAGGGCGCGGTGTCCTACGAAGCCACGCGGCCGGGCTCGCCGGAGGCCATTCCGAAGGAGAGCTACGTGAAGCTCTTCGCACCCTGGGGGTGGGTGCTGGGCACGGGCGTGTACGTGGAGGACATCGAGCGCGCGGTGGCGGCGGTGCGCCAGCGCATCCTCCTGGCGGTGGGCGGCGCGCTGGCGCTCGCGCTGCTGGCCGGCGCATATCTGTCGCGCCGGGTGGTGCGGCCGGTGCGGGAGCTGGCGCAGGCGGCGCACCGGGTGGCGCGCGGTGATTTGGAGACCCGGGTGGAGGTGCGCTCCGCGGACGAGGTGGGCCAGTTGGCGGCGGCCTTCAACACCATGGTGGCGGGACTGCGCGAGGTGGTGGCGGCGCTGGTGGATGCGGCGGGCGCCACGGCGACAGACGCGGAGCGCATTCGAGCCTCCGCGGATGCGTTGTCGGTGACGACGCGGGAGCAGTCGGACTCGCTCCAGCGCGCGGCGCAGACGGTGCAGGGCATGAGCGCGCGGGTGTCGCAGGGAGCGGAGGCGGCGCGCACGGCGGCGAAGACGGCGGCGGACAACGGACAGGTGGCGCGCGAGGGTGGCGCGGCGGTGGGCCAGGCGCTGCGGAAGATGGCGGAAATCGTGGAGGTGGTGGAGGGCTCGGCGCGGACGGTGGAGCGGTTGCAGGCCTCTGGCCGGGTGACGGCGGAGATGTTGCGGCTCATCCAGCAGGTGGCGGAGGAGACGCAGCTCTTGGCGGTGAACACCGCGATTGAAGCGGCGCGCGCGGGCCAGCACGGCAAGGGCTTCGCGGTGGTGGCCGGCGAGGTGCGCAAACTGGCGAACCGGACGCGGGATGCCGCGGGGCAGGTGCAGACGCTGCTGAGCCGGAGCGAGGCGGACACGCGGGCGGCCGCGGACCTGATGCGCCAGGGCACCACGGCGGTGCAGGAAGGGCTGGGCCTGTCCTCGGCGGCGGGCGACGCGCTGTCGCGGCTGCTCGCTGGTGTGAATGAGATTGGTGGCAAGGTGGAGCGGATGGCGGACGAAAACACGCGCCAGTCCGCGTCTGGGGAGAGCATCGCCGGGAGCATCCAGGCGCTCTCGGTGCGCTCGACGGAGTCGGTGGCTGGCGTGCAGCAGATCGCCCGCTCCGTGGAAGACCTGCGGGCACGGGCGTCCAAGCTGAAGGAGTTGGCCGGGCGCTTCACGGCGCGGGGGTGA
- a CDS encoding helix-turn-helix transcriptional regulator, whose protein sequence is MDKKLATTIGAAARVARTRLELTQADVAERIDVATEVYGRLERGGMLPSVQTLLKLCHELHVSADELLGLSANALNGVARPGEAPTSPQERPEVRRLLRTVRPLEPAKVKLLGLVANALNRR, encoded by the coding sequence ATGGACAAGAAACTCGCAACCACAATCGGAGCTGCCGCGCGCGTTGCTCGCACCCGCCTGGAGCTCACCCAGGCGGACGTGGCTGAGCGTATCGATGTGGCCACCGAGGTCTACGGGCGCCTCGAGCGCGGCGGGATGCTGCCCAGCGTGCAGACGCTGCTGAAGCTGTGCCACGAGCTGCACGTCTCCGCGGATGAGCTCCTGGGACTGTCGGCGAACGCCCTCAACGGTGTCGCGCGCCCCGGCGAGGCGCCCACCTCTCCGCAGGAGCGCCCCGAGGTGCGGCGCCTGCTGCGCACCGTGCGTCCGCTGGAGCCCGCGAAGGTGAAGCTCTTGGGGCTGGTGGCCAACGCGTTGAACCGCCGCTGA
- a CDS encoding response regulator, translated as MVEPRLATVLNVNDDDANRYLINRLLSLAGYNVLEAATGMGALLMAQQHRPDVVILDVKLPDISGYEVCERLRANPQTAAMAVLHTSATFVTSDKKVRGLDGGADAYLTQPFEGAELIATVKSLLRLRHAEQVARNRANELAEMDRRKDEFLAMLGHELRNPLAAIMTAIGILERRPASDDKEARMRGIIQRQTTHLARLVDDLLDVSRITRDKVELRPGPVDLVPVLRQVLQLVQPMADSRGLGLDVSLPSGPLWLQADATRLEQVFTNLLDNAIKYTDTGCVHLHVEQEGVDGSAQAVVRVKDSGIGIPPEVLPRIFELFAQADTSLERSRGGLGIGLTLVRKLVQLHGGEVTARSNGPGHGSEFVVKLPLDPTMVEPAPARNAVDLRRGRRVLVVEDNSDARQAMHDLLELWGHQVAVAPDGLQGVALAVAQPPELALVDIGLPGLDGYRVAQTLRAQVGNGIRLVAMTGYGGPEGRDQALRAGFDRHLVKPVKPDELDRILSEL; from the coding sequence GTGGTTGAGCCCCGTCTGGCCACCGTCCTCAACGTCAACGACGACGACGCCAACCGCTACCTCATCAACCGGCTGCTCTCGCTGGCGGGCTACAACGTGCTGGAGGCGGCCACCGGCATGGGCGCGTTGCTGATGGCGCAGCAACACCGCCCGGACGTCGTCATCCTCGACGTGAAGCTGCCGGACATCAGCGGCTACGAGGTCTGCGAGCGGCTGCGCGCCAATCCCCAGACCGCGGCCATGGCGGTGCTGCACACCTCCGCCACCTTCGTCACCTCCGACAAGAAGGTGCGCGGCCTGGACGGCGGCGCGGACGCCTACCTCACGCAGCCCTTCGAGGGCGCGGAGCTCATCGCCACGGTGAAGTCGCTGTTGCGCCTGCGCCACGCGGAGCAGGTGGCGCGCAACCGCGCCAACGAGCTGGCGGAGATGGACCGCCGCAAGGACGAGTTCCTGGCCATGCTGGGGCACGAGTTGCGTAACCCGCTGGCCGCCATCATGACAGCCATTGGCATCCTGGAGCGCAGGCCCGCCAGCGATGACAAGGAAGCGCGGATGCGCGGCATCATCCAGCGCCAGACGACCCACCTGGCGCGGCTGGTGGATGACCTGCTCGACGTCAGCCGCATCACCCGCGACAAGGTGGAGCTGCGCCCTGGCCCCGTGGACCTGGTGCCCGTGCTGCGGCAGGTGCTCCAACTCGTGCAGCCCATGGCGGATTCGCGTGGGTTGGGCCTGGACGTCTCGCTGCCTTCCGGTCCGCTCTGGCTGCAGGCGGATGCCACGCGGTTGGAGCAGGTCTTCACCAACCTGCTCGACAACGCCATCAAGTACACCGACACGGGTTGCGTCCACCTGCACGTGGAACAGGAAGGCGTGGACGGCTCGGCCCAAGCGGTGGTGCGGGTGAAGGACTCTGGTATCGGCATCCCGCCGGAGGTGCTGCCGCGCATCTTCGAGCTGTTCGCGCAGGCGGACACCTCGCTGGAGCGCTCGCGCGGCGGCCTGGGCATTGGCCTGACGCTGGTGCGCAAGCTGGTCCAGCTCCACGGCGGCGAGGTGACGGCGCGAAGCAACGGCCCCGGCCACGGCAGCGAGTTCGTGGTGAAGCTGCCCCTGGACCCCACGATGGTCGAGCCCGCGCCCGCGCGCAACGCGGTGGACCTCCGCCGCGGTCGGCGCGTCCTGGTGGTGGAGGACAACTCGGACGCGCGTCAGGCCATGCACGACCTGCTGGAGCTGTGGGGCCACCAGGTGGCGGTGGCGCCGGACGGCCTCCAGGGCGTGGCGCTCGCGGTGGCGCAGCCGCCCGAGCTGGCGCTGGTGGACATCGGCCTGCCAGGGTTGGACGGCTACCGGGTGGCGCAGACGCTGCGTGCCCAGGTGGGCAACGGCATCCGGCTGGTGGCCATGACGGGCTATGGCGGCCCCGAGGGACGGGACCAGGCACTGCGCGCCGGGTTCGACCGGCATCTGGTCAAGCCCGTGAAGCCTGACGAGCTGGACCGAATCCTCTCCGAGCTGTGA
- a CDS encoding hybrid sensor histidine kinase/response regulator, translated as MRHPASAEPPFFDDLSREVALACDAGGTLTWVDARARNALAAEPGQPLRGLAAQGTEEKVDRLLVRARDEKVEGWELILCRDQVPATFAFRARPHDGGVLLVGSLVPEDYGSALDRVSTTLSELSALHRETERQQRELKRRADELARLNSELEESNRGVRSLHAALDEKAESLQLAAEIKSRVVTNVSHEFRTPLHSILGLSKVLLNPINGALSGEQEKQVQFIRNSAEALFELVNDLLDLSKMEAGKAALRHSRFVVRDLLSALRGMMKPLLPPGVPVALRLVEPDAPLELETDESRLSQVLRNLVSNALKFTESGHVTVSAAPGPRDTVVFTVQDTGIGIAPEHHERIFEEFSQVESHLQRKAKGTGLGLPLARRLTELLGGTLTVKSALGQGATFTVTLPRVHMEVTEMTGLTERSAHLDPSRAPVLVLEDDRQTLFLYEKYLARSGFQVLPVRSTDEARRVLERVRPAAMVLDVMLEGETSWGFLADMKNNEATRDIPILVVTVTDREQKARALGADEFWLKPVDEARLQRKLQAMARTGPVERILIIDDDDVHRYLLKQLLKDMPYVLLEAAGGKEGVQLAREKSPHLIFLDFVLPDITAFDVLDELKADPRTRDVPVILHTSHELKEAERSRLAKETAAILAKHTLSREVAITRIRDALSKAGLGSQALMQETSRRG; from the coding sequence ATGAGGCATCCCGCCTCCGCCGAGCCGCCGTTCTTCGACGACCTCAGCCGCGAGGTCGCCCTGGCCTGCGACGCGGGCGGCACCCTCACCTGGGTGGACGCCCGCGCCCGGAACGCCCTCGCCGCCGAACCCGGACAGCCGCTGCGTGGGCTGGCGGCCCAGGGCACCGAAGAGAAGGTGGACCGGCTGCTGGTCCGGGCGCGCGACGAGAAGGTGGAGGGCTGGGAGCTCATCCTCTGCCGGGACCAGGTGCCCGCGACGTTCGCCTTCCGCGCCCGGCCCCATGACGGAGGCGTGCTGCTGGTGGGCAGCCTGGTGCCGGAGGACTACGGCAGCGCGCTCGATCGGGTGAGCACCACCCTGAGCGAGCTGTCCGCGCTCCACCGCGAAACGGAGCGCCAGCAGCGCGAGCTCAAGCGCCGCGCGGACGAACTGGCCCGCCTCAACAGCGAGCTGGAGGAGTCCAACCGCGGCGTGCGCAGCCTCCACGCCGCGCTGGATGAGAAGGCCGAAAGCCTCCAGCTGGCCGCGGAAATCAAGAGCCGCGTGGTGACCAACGTCAGCCACGAGTTCCGCACCCCGCTGCACTCCATCCTCGGCCTGTCGAAGGTGCTGCTCAACCCCATCAACGGCGCCCTGAGCGGCGAGCAGGAGAAGCAGGTCCAGTTCATCCGCAACTCCGCGGAGGCCCTCTTCGAGCTGGTGAATGACCTGCTGGACCTCTCCAAGATGGAGGCCGGCAAGGCGGCGCTGCGCCACAGCCGCTTCGTGGTGCGCGACCTGCTCAGCGCGCTGCGCGGCATGATGAAACCGCTCTTGCCGCCTGGCGTGCCCGTGGCGCTGCGGTTGGTGGAGCCAGACGCGCCGCTGGAGCTGGAGACGGACGAGTCCCGGCTGAGCCAGGTGCTGCGCAACCTGGTGTCCAACGCGCTGAAGTTCACCGAGTCCGGCCACGTCACGGTGTCAGCGGCGCCCGGCCCCCGGGACACGGTGGTCTTCACCGTGCAGGACACGGGCATTGGCATCGCGCCGGAGCACCACGAGCGCATCTTCGAGGAGTTCTCGCAGGTGGAGAGCCACCTGCAACGCAAGGCGAAGGGCACCGGCCTGGGCCTGCCGCTGGCTCGCCGGCTGACGGAGCTCCTGGGCGGCACGCTCACCGTGAAGAGCGCGCTGGGACAGGGCGCCACGTTCACCGTCACCCTCCCGCGCGTCCACATGGAGGTCACGGAGATGACCGGCCTGACGGAGCGCAGCGCGCACCTGGACCCCAGCCGGGCGCCGGTGCTGGTGCTGGAGGACGACCGGCAGACGCTCTTCCTCTACGAGAAGTACCTGGCGCGCTCCGGCTTCCAGGTGCTGCCGGTGCGCAGCACGGATGAGGCCCGGCGCGTGCTGGAGCGCGTGCGCCCCGCCGCCATGGTGCTGGACGTCATGCTGGAGGGCGAGACGAGCTGGGGCTTCCTGGCGGACATGAAGAACAACGAGGCCACCCGCGACATCCCCATCCTGGTGGTGACGGTGACGGACCGCGAGCAGAAGGCCCGCGCGCTGGGCGCCGACGAGTTCTGGCTCAAACCGGTGGACGAGGCGCGGCTGCAACGCAAGCTGCAAGCCATGGCCCGCACCGGTCCGGTGGAGCGCATCCTCATCATCGACGACGATGATGTGCACCGCTACCTGCTCAAGCAGCTCCTCAAGGACATGCCCTACGTCCTGCTGGAGGCGGCTGGCGGCAAGGAAGGCGTCCAACTGGCGCGGGAGAAGTCCCCGCACCTCATCTTCCTGGACTTCGTGCTGCCGGACATCACCGCCTTCGACGTGCTGGACGAGCTGAAGGCGGACCCGCGCACGCGTGACGTTCCCGTCATCCTCCACACCTCGCACGAGCTGAAAGAGGCCGAGCGCTCGCGGCTGGCGAAGGAGACGGCCGCCATCCTCGCCAAGCACACGCTGAGCCGCGAGGTGGCCATCACCCGCATCCGGGACGCCCTGTCCAAGGCCGGCCTGGGCTCCCAAGCGTTGATGCAGGAGACAAGCCGCCGTGGTTGA
- a CDS encoding cobalamin B12-binding domain-containing protein, whose amino-acid sequence MLTSNDSALTGLLNAYLAAQLAGNRREALRLLVDEGLLRGVPLQTLHLEVIQPAQYEIGRLWQENVISVAQEHLATAVSQLALAHLYRHLPRDPFNGKVVLVSCVQGELHEVGARMSSDFLEMAGFDVRFLGANVPPEHLARMTNELRPDLVALSVTMTYHLPALREAVAHVRKTLPDVSIAVGGLAFNWAPGLEEELGVNFFGKDAREFVASACRVLGV is encoded by the coding sequence GTGCTCACCTCCAACGACTCCGCCCTGACGGGCCTGCTGAACGCGTATCTCGCAGCGCAGCTCGCCGGGAACCGGCGTGAGGCGTTGCGGCTGCTCGTGGACGAGGGACTGCTCCGGGGCGTTCCTCTCCAGACGCTGCACCTGGAGGTCATCCAGCCCGCCCAGTATGAAATCGGCAGGCTGTGGCAGGAGAACGTCATCTCCGTGGCGCAGGAGCACCTGGCGACCGCCGTCTCCCAGCTCGCGCTCGCGCACCTGTACCGGCACCTGCCCAGGGATCCGTTCAACGGCAAGGTCGTCCTCGTCTCCTGCGTCCAGGGCGAGCTGCATGAAGTGGGTGCGCGCATGTCCAGCGACTTCCTGGAGATGGCCGGCTTCGACGTGCGCTTCCTGGGCGCCAACGTTCCACCGGAGCACCTGGCCCGCATGACGAACGAGCTTCGTCCGGACCTGGTCGCCCTTTCCGTGACGATGACGTACCACCTGCCCGCGCTCCGCGAAGCCGTGGCGCACGTGCGCAAGACACTCCCCGATGTCTCCATCGCCGTGGGCGGCCTGGCCTTCAACTGGGCACCCGGGCTGGAGGAGGAGCTGGGCGTGAACTTCTTCGGCAAGGACGCGCGGGAGTTCGTCGCGTCCGCCTGCCGGGTCCTGGGAGTCTGA
- a CDS encoding RNA polymerase sigma factor, whose amino-acid sequence MSIDVEAYYRRYGPQVLRRCRFLLRDEEKAVDAMHDVFVQLLRYQGALKDAAPSSLLHRIATTVCLNRLRGAKRRPEDREDELVLQIASADDTESRTAARGLLDRLFGRVPASSQDIAVLHLVDGMTLEETAREVGLSVSGVRKRLRALTAVLQELELEAA is encoded by the coding sequence GTGTCAATCGATGTGGAGGCCTACTACCGGCGCTATGGCCCCCAGGTGCTCCGGCGCTGCCGCTTCCTCTTGCGTGACGAGGAGAAGGCCGTGGACGCCATGCACGACGTGTTCGTGCAGTTGCTGCGCTACCAGGGCGCGCTGAAGGACGCGGCGCCGTCGAGCCTGTTGCACCGGATTGCCACCACGGTGTGTCTCAACAGGCTGCGCGGCGCGAAGCGGCGCCCGGAGGACCGGGAGGACGAACTGGTGCTGCAGATTGCCTCCGCCGACGACACCGAGTCCCGCACCGCCGCGCGCGGCCTGTTGGACCGCCTCTTCGGCCGGGTGCCCGCGTCCAGTCAGGACATCGCGGTGCTGCACCTGGTGGATGGGATGACGCTGGAGGAGACGGCCCGCGAAGTGGGGCTGTCCGTGTCCGGCGTGCGCAAGCGCCTGCGGGCGCTGACGGCAGTGCTGCAAGAGCTGGAGCTGGAGGCCGCATGA
- a CDS encoding ActD-like protein, producing the protein MTSAHHRTPDWLLERIALGELPPAELAAARARLAEEPDGLARLAALESDTRATLEALPPARVAREVEARAARRDAPRPAFRLSPAWGLVPALAAVALVMVALPSSETGYGTAPGDTREVTRIKGLAPQLVIHRQSTSRPERLADGAAAAAGDVVQVAYIASGRSHGVIVSLDGNGAVTLHAPDEGSRSMALVPSGTQVLPRAYELDDAPGFERFFFVSSDAPFDVAVVLAAAEALSGNPDASSAPLSLPGNLTQASLTLEKQE; encoded by the coding sequence ATGACATCCGCCCACCACCGCACCCCGGATTGGTTGCTGGAACGAATCGCCCTGGGCGAGCTGCCGCCCGCGGAGCTGGCCGCCGCCCGCGCCCGGCTGGCCGAGGAACCCGACGGCCTGGCCCGGCTCGCTGCGCTGGAGTCCGACACGCGCGCCACGCTGGAGGCGCTGCCGCCCGCCCGGGTGGCCCGCGAAGTGGAAGCGCGCGCGGCCCGGCGGGATGCGCCCCGCCCGGCCTTCCGCCTGTCGCCCGCGTGGGGCCTGGTGCCGGCGCTCGCCGCGGTGGCGCTGGTCATGGTGGCCCTGCCTTCCTCGGAAACCGGGTACGGCACGGCCCCGGGGGACACCCGGGAGGTCACGCGCATCAAGGGGCTGGCGCCGCAGCTCGTCATCCACCGGCAGTCCACCTCCCGCCCGGAGCGGCTCGCCGACGGGGCCGCCGCCGCCGCGGGTGACGTGGTGCAGGTGGCGTACATCGCCTCGGGCCGCTCGCATGGCGTCATCGTCTCCCTGGATGGCAACGGCGCCGTCACCCTCCACGCGCCGGATGAGGGCTCCCGGTCCATGGCCCTGGTTCCGTCGGGAACGCAGGTGTTGCCGCGCGCCTACGAGCTGGACGATGCCCCGGGTTTCGAGCGCTTCTTCTTCGTTTCGTCCGATGCGCCCTTCGACGTGGCGGTGGTGCTGGCCGCCGCGGAGGCACTGTCTGGAAATCCCGACGCCTCCTCGGCACCTCTGTCATTGCCCGGGAACTTGACGCAGGCCTCCCTCACGCTGGAAAAGCAGGAGTGA
- a CDS encoding peptidase → MKSFALLAFGLWAGTATAESQYAPRLSLMSERGAFAQQPGEDVSESSSRGLRRGSTHMEFWLSDIQVANMGVKLGGGAVYFTLMAGLEPGRDARFSFAAGVGGHMTLSQRLWVDLDVTGGAVQPVRNPLEGDGGNVLGQVRLMLGFQLMPRLAVFAGPTYNAWFSWGASDFDSITRLSFRERNPEPDQRLQHWPGIQVGLHI, encoded by the coding sequence ATGAAATCCTTTGCGCTCCTCGCATTCGGGCTGTGGGCGGGGACGGCCACCGCTGAGTCCCAGTACGCACCCCGCCTTTCGCTGATGAGCGAGCGGGGGGCCTTCGCCCAGCAGCCGGGGGAGGATGTCTCCGAGTCCTCCTCGAGAGGGCTGCGCCGGGGCTCCACCCACATGGAGTTCTGGTTGAGCGACATCCAGGTCGCCAACATGGGGGTGAAGCTGGGCGGCGGGGCCGTCTACTTCACGCTGATGGCGGGCCTGGAGCCGGGCCGCGACGCGCGCTTCAGCTTCGCGGCGGGCGTGGGCGGCCACATGACGCTGTCCCAGCGGCTCTGGGTGGACCTGGACGTGACGGGCGGCGCCGTCCAGCCGGTGCGCAACCCGCTGGAGGGCGACGGTGGCAACGTGCTGGGGCAGGTCCGGTTGATGCTGGGCTTCCAACTCATGCCCCGCCTGGCCGTGTTCGCCGGGCCCACCTACAACGCGTGGTTCTCCTGGGGCGCGTCGGACTTCGACTCCATCACCCGGCTGTCCTTCCGGGAGCGCAACCCGGAGCCGGATCAACGCCTCCAGCACTGGCCCGGCATCCAGGTGGGCCTCCACATCTGA
- a CDS encoding DUF6748 domain-containing protein, whose translation MNRRSLVLAALVLGFVSGCSKPPAATSSPPASENGTPSSENGTPTMTPPPSNDSQPKQGESAVYIVKDSGVRCFAPPCPTYNAFPVDKPDAEPIPVHELELSAVTKGSDEQTGALIRKTLDGTGLKIQGTLETRPNAGPAGAATVLRASKVEN comes from the coding sequence ATGAACCGCCGCTCGCTGGTGCTCGCCGCCCTTGTCCTTGGCTTCGTCTCCGGATGTAGCAAGCCGCCCGCCGCGACGTCCTCGCCACCGGCGAGCGAGAATGGAACCCCCTCCAGCGAGAACGGAACGCCCACCATGACCCCACCGCCCAGCAATGATTCCCAGCCCAAGCAGGGTGAGAGCGCCGTCTACATCGTCAAGGACAGTGGCGTGCGCTGCTTCGCCCCGCCCTGCCCCACCTACAACGCCTTCCCGGTGGACAAGCCAGACGCGGAGCCCATCCCCGTGCACGAACTGGAGCTGTCCGCGGTGACGAAGGGCTCGGACGAGCAGACGGGTGCCTTGATCCGCAAGACGCTGGACGGCACCGGGCTCAAGATTCAGGGCACGTTGGAGACGCGACCCAACGCGGGCCCCGCGGGCGCGGCCACCGTCCTGCGCGCCAGCAAGGTGGAGAACTGA
- the dnaN gene encoding DNA polymerase III subunit beta: MEFRIAADELKKALYRAQGIVERKTTMPILANVLVTANKGGITVTAFDLDIGVVSEHPAEVIKTGAVTLSAKYVFDIVQNLPDAQVTLKKLANNYVDISSGSAHFKIVGMAAEEYPKLPKEESAPLVQVGGNTLLEMIKKTQFAISSDETRYILNGVFFEPQSTGKVRMVATDGHRLALVERELPGDFKLKSGVIIPRKGLMELKRLLDEAPDAECHLGFAENSALFKKPGLTMVMRLIDGQFPEYQRVIPKEGEKVVLVPKVRLLESLKRIALLSADKSNAVRIGLEENQLIITASNPDLGEAKDVLELAYRGNGITIGFNARYLMDVLAVTETDEVSFELGDEHSPGVLHAPGDRSFTAVVMPMRV, translated from the coding sequence ATGGAATTCCGCATCGCCGCCGACGAGCTGAAGAAGGCCCTCTACCGCGCCCAGGGCATCGTGGAGCGCAAGACGACGATGCCCATCCTGGCGAACGTGCTCGTCACCGCGAACAAGGGCGGCATCACCGTCACCGCGTTTGACCTGGACATCGGCGTCGTGTCCGAGCACCCGGCCGAGGTCATCAAGACGGGCGCCGTCACGCTGAGCGCCAAGTACGTCTTCGACATCGTCCAGAACCTCCCGGACGCGCAGGTCACGCTGAAGAAGCTGGCCAACAACTACGTGGACATCTCCAGCGGCTCGGCCCACTTCAAGATCGTGGGCATGGCGGCCGAGGAGTACCCCAAGCTGCCGAAGGAAGAGAGCGCGCCCCTGGTGCAGGTGGGGGGCAACACGCTGCTGGAGATGATCAAGAAGACGCAGTTCGCCATCTCCAGCGACGAGACGCGCTACATCCTCAACGGCGTCTTCTTCGAGCCCCAGTCCACCGGCAAGGTCCGCATGGTGGCCACCGACGGTCACCGGCTGGCGCTGGTGGAGCGCGAGCTGCCGGGCGACTTCAAGCTCAAGAGCGGCGTCATCATCCCCCGCAAGGGCCTGATGGAGCTCAAGCGCCTGCTGGATGAGGCGCCGGACGCGGAGTGCCACCTGGGCTTCGCGGAGAACTCGGCGCTGTTCAAGAAGCCGGGCCTCACCATGGTGATGCGCCTCATCGACGGCCAGTTCCCGGAGTACCAGCGCGTCATCCCCAAGGAAGGGGAGAAGGTCGTCCTGGTGCCCAAGGTGCGCCTGCTGGAGAGCCTCAAGCGCATCGCCCTGCTGTCGGCGGACAAGAGCAACGCGGTCCGCATCGGCCTGGAGGAGAACCAGCTCATCATCACGGCGAGCAACCCGGACCTGGGCGAGGCCAAGGACGTGCTGGAGCTGGCCTACCGCGGCAACGGCATCACCATCGGCTTCAACGCGCGCTACCTGATGGATGTGCTCGCCGTGACGGAGACGGACGAGGTCTCCTTCGAGCTGGGTGACGAGCACAGCCCGGGCGTGCTCCATGCCCCCGGCGACCGGAGCTTCACCGCCGTCGTCATGCCCATGCGCGTGTGA